From a single Anaerolineales bacterium genomic region:
- a CDS encoding GAF domain-containing protein, which translates to MKHPYENSLNVFVSILLGGIGVGVLLIPAHLRLINTNQPNWGFILLGILCFISALSLHIISVLRVSLRWTRFLQGGSILLLLVFSRVYLQTGYFVEGAVLLLAAVVQVTIFLSLSNRFPQIDLLNTTFNLLGFVTGIYLAISYINQMQFGFPAYTPHLAIGFLLATFLGTSANFIPTLRYRKILLKLQALPWLAWCVMFIPSAYGANLIVPAVVIGMILLHDFLPWGSFSAPESDVLGRRVTIIAATIELTLLIFLSALLFVLDYMDTGMFVPIVTAREAAFLFFTLVTVVVYYEVFTIISTINGLMQELTKTDEDAARLEEEDGGHLSLWSARLEKYIKPFMMTRKSIQIRLSAQMDQINALERRLTNEKKRNAQLVLLLELSQQLENQLDQPVAAQLAINTLERALNCSLATIYLHEAERKEFMLLAATGHQTSLIPSGYRQSVTQGVIGRAFRQRKTQIINDIKLDADYIRFEGETNQSALVIPLIFNGHVNGAISLASEHPNAFSSIDIGLAEAVAAELTRAWERSGYHQRLMNLIQAGSQLSAMVEPGSTAQEVASIAREILQARFTFVHIQLGQERNFIQSASSGNAPQLLESLESSGNSENLIQTAFQAAQPFRVRDVRKFTSTSHLVIDNAGLRSMLAIPIRWHRMNIGVVLAFGKQNEVFFTENDEALAELLAIQTAGAFESTWLQQELRASLRITSLLYRLSNQIIQAENVQEAVSDIAQTAHKLAKSITTGIVLLNKDGSIAAETIISESNEKNGNTSHPMKLIQDAMDSGQLIYFSQGLSVSRTCMPIQTPIQKYGALWMDTIDDPNHNEATNPNDLQALVNQAAIALERSLLLVESRRQAAEIKAAYIMLESTYDQTLASLISALDARDSETEGHSIRVSQLAVRLGEALGYSHDELKVLERGSLLHDIGKIGVSDAILHKPGPLNDEEWEIMKLHPDIGARIVEGIPFLEDTIPLIRHHQERWDGTGYPSGLAGEKIPHLARLFSIVDAFDALTSNRPYRQKISDAEALQYIREQANILFDPNIVQVFDELLTNDTTDHRIRSEA; encoded by the coding sequence ATGAAACACCCCTATGAAAACAGCCTGAATGTTTTTGTTTCCATCCTGTTGGGCGGAATAGGCGTCGGCGTTCTGTTGATTCCTGCACACCTGCGGTTGATCAACACCAACCAGCCGAACTGGGGATTCATACTTTTAGGGATCCTTTGTTTCATCAGCGCACTGTCGCTGCACATTATTTCAGTGTTACGAGTTTCCCTGCGGTGGACAAGGTTTCTACAGGGGGGATCCATCCTCCTGCTTTTGGTCTTTTCCAGAGTGTATCTGCAAACCGGATATTTTGTGGAAGGCGCAGTACTTCTTCTGGCAGCCGTTGTGCAGGTGACTATATTCCTTTCATTAAGCAATCGCTTCCCACAGATTGACCTGCTGAATACAACATTCAACCTGCTCGGGTTTGTGACGGGGATCTATCTTGCAATTTCATACATCAACCAAATGCAATTCGGCTTTCCCGCTTACACACCCCATCTTGCAATTGGTTTTCTCCTGGCGACATTTCTAGGGACAAGCGCAAATTTCATCCCAACCTTGCGATACAGGAAAATACTCTTAAAACTGCAAGCGCTTCCATGGCTGGCATGGTGTGTGATGTTCATTCCTTCCGCATATGGGGCAAACCTGATCGTGCCTGCGGTAGTGATCGGTATGATCCTACTGCATGATTTCCTGCCGTGGGGAAGTTTTAGCGCGCCGGAAAGTGACGTGCTGGGGCGCAGGGTTACGATAATCGCAGCGACAATCGAATTAACTCTGCTAATCTTCCTCAGCGCACTTCTGTTCGTGCTGGACTATATGGATACCGGCATGTTCGTTCCCATTGTGACCGCACGCGAAGCAGCGTTCTTGTTTTTCACGCTCGTGACCGTGGTGGTCTATTATGAAGTCTTTACCATCATCTCGACCATCAATGGACTGATGCAAGAGCTGACCAAAACCGATGAGGACGCAGCGCGGCTGGAAGAAGAAGATGGCGGGCATCTGTCCTTGTGGAGTGCGCGGCTTGAGAAATACATCAAGCCTTTCATGATGACCCGTAAGAGCATACAGATCCGCTTGAGCGCCCAGATGGACCAGATCAACGCGCTGGAGCGACGCCTGACCAATGAAAAGAAACGCAATGCGCAATTGGTTCTGTTATTGGAGTTGAGCCAGCAATTGGAAAATCAACTGGATCAGCCAGTTGCGGCGCAACTGGCTATTAACACGCTGGAACGCGCGCTGAACTGTTCGCTCGCCACGATCTATCTGCATGAGGCGGAGCGGAAAGAATTCATGCTGCTCGCCGCAACGGGACATCAGACCAGCTTGATCCCATCCGGGTACAGGCAAAGCGTTACGCAGGGTGTGATCGGGCGTGCCTTTCGCCAACGAAAAACCCAGATCATCAATGACATAAAATTGGATGCAGATTACATCCGTTTTGAAGGAGAGACAAACCAATCCGCGCTGGTGATTCCGTTGATCTTCAACGGACATGTCAACGGTGCGATCTCATTAGCCAGCGAACATCCAAATGCCTTCAGCAGCATCGACATCGGTCTCGCGGAGGCTGTGGCTGCGGAATTGACGCGCGCGTGGGAGCGTTCGGGATATCACCAGCGGCTGATGAACCTGATCCAGGCTGGGAGTCAATTGTCGGCTATGGTTGAACCGGGTTCGACGGCGCAGGAAGTGGCATCCATAGCGAGGGAAATCCTGCAGGCGAGGTTCACGTTCGTCCACATCCAGTTGGGCCAGGAACGAAATTTCATCCAGAGCGCATCCTCCGGCAATGCGCCGCAATTGCTGGAATCACTGGAAAGTTCGGGTAATTCCGAGAATCTGATCCAGACGGCATTTCAGGCGGCGCAGCCATTCCGCGTGAGGGATGTAAGAAAATTCACCAGCACATCGCACCTCGTTATTGACAATGCCGGCTTGCGCAGCATGCTTGCCATTCCGATCCGCTGGCACCGCATGAACATCGGCGTCGTGCTTGCATTTGGAAAACAGAATGAGGTATTTTTTACGGAGAACGACGAAGCTCTGGCGGAACTGCTTGCCATACAAACTGCCGGCGCTTTCGAAAGTACGTGGCTTCAGCAGGAATTGCGCGCGTCCCTGCGGATCACATCCCTGCTCTATCGATTAAGCAACCAGATCATTCAGGCAGAGAACGTGCAGGAAGCCGTTTCGGATATTGCACAGACCGCGCACAAACTGGCAAAAAGTATTACGACGGGGATCGTATTGTTGAACAAGGATGGGAGCATCGCTGCAGAGACAATCATCTCAGAGTCGAATGAGAAGAACGGCAATACATCCCACCCAATGAAACTCATTCAGGATGCAATGGATTCCGGGCAGTTGATCTACTTCTCGCAGGGACTTTCCGTAAGCCGCACCTGTATGCCAATCCAGACTCCAATCCAAAAATATGGTGCGTTGTGGATGGACACCATCGACGACCCGAACCACAATGAAGCAACCAACCCGAACGATCTGCAGGCACTTGTCAACCAAGCCGCGATCGCGCTGGAACGGTCACTTTTGCTGGTGGAATCCCGCCGGCAGGCGGCGGAGATCAAAGCCGCGTACATCATGCTCGAGTCGACCTACGATCAGACCCTGGCATCGCTCATTTCCGCGCTGGACGCCCGCGATAGCGAAACCGAGGGACACAGCATCCGCGTCAGTCAACTGGCAGTGAGGCTGGGAGAAGCGCTTGGCTATTCTCACGATGAGTTAAAAGTCTTGGAACGCGGATCGCTCCTGCATGACATCGGCAAGATCGGCGTCAGCGATGCCATCCTTCACAAACCGGGTCCATTGAATGATGAGGAATGGGAGATCATGAAACTCCACCCGGATATTGGAGCAAGAATTGTCGAAGGGATTCCGTTCCTTGAAGACACCATCCCCCTCATCCGACACCATCAGGAGCGTTGGGACGGTACGGGTTATCCCAGCGGACTGGCGGGTGAAAAGATCCCCCACTTGGCGCGTCTCTTTTCCATTGTAGATGCCTTCGACGCGCTCACCAGCAACCGCCCATACCGCCAAAAGATCTCAGACGCTGAAGCGCTTCAATACATCCGCGAACAGGCAAACATCCTGTTCGATCCGAACATCGTCCAAGTTTTCGATGAACTGCTCACGAACGACACAACCGATCACCGCATCCGCAGCGAGGCGTAG
- a CDS encoding CDP-alcohol phosphatidyltransferase family protein, whose protein sequence is MPNTITLLGLAGTTVGAYFLSQGKMTTGAIVLLAFVLVDAFDGTMARLRGEPSDFGGFVDSVSDRYAELVTFGGLLYYFLTIDHYTGVMVSFAATAGSVLVSYVKARAEGLGFTAKVGMLTRVERYLVLIPLLVFNQPFLAVAIIAVLGNITALQRILHVRVQGHERMQSDRKKKEILH, encoded by the coding sequence ATGCCGAATACAATCACACTGCTTGGGCTGGCGGGCACGACAGTCGGCGCATATTTCCTTTCGCAAGGCAAAATGACAACGGGTGCGATTGTCCTGCTGGCGTTCGTGCTGGTGGATGCATTCGACGGCACGATGGCGCGCCTGCGCGGTGAACCCAGTGATTTTGGCGGTTTTGTGGATTCGGTCAGTGACCGCTATGCCGAACTTGTCACGTTCGGCGGGCTGTTATATTATTTTTTAACGATCGATCATTACACCGGTGTGATGGTTTCATTTGCGGCGACGGCGGGATCGGTGCTGGTCTCGTATGTCAAAGCCCGCGCAGAGGGGTTGGGCTTCACGGCAAAGGTGGGCATGCTCACGCGCGTCGAACGGTATCTTGTGTTGATTCCCCTGCTGGTTTTCAATCAGCCGTTTCTTGCAGTGGCGATCATTGCAGTGCTGGGGAACATTACTGCCCTCCAGCGCATCCTGCATGTGCGTGTGCAGGGTCATGAACGCATGCAAAGCGACCGTAAGAAAAAAGAGATTCTGCATTGA
- the lgt gene encoding prolipoprotein diacylglyceryl transferase codes for MTEGFSLGPLFVRWGGLLVALGISAGTLLAAYETRRRNHDPELIYHLFVPLTAWGLIGARLWHIFTPPLSSVQLGLTTNHYLSHPLDAFALWVGGLGIPGALLGGTFGLWLFARKHDLPFWDMTDLLAPGLALAQAIGRFANFFNQELYGLPTEMPWAVFIDPLSRLVGYEQVMFYHPLFAYEVMLNLVNLFLLLWLARRFSHILKAGDVFLAYLTFYSAVRFLLEFLRLDVALISGINVNQVFFGILFVFVAVFFYWRRRPAREL; via the coding sequence TTGACGGAAGGGTTTTCGCTCGGTCCTTTGTTCGTGCGTTGGGGCGGTTTGCTGGTTGCGCTTGGCATTTCAGCGGGCACACTCCTCGCCGCATATGAAACACGGCGCCGCAATCACGACCCGGAACTTATCTACCATCTTTTTGTGCCGCTGACGGCTTGGGGATTGATCGGCGCGCGGCTCTGGCATATCTTTACCCCGCCTCTTTCCTCCGTTCAACTGGGTCTGACCACCAATCATTATCTCAGCCATCCACTGGATGCGTTCGCGCTGTGGGTGGGCGGATTGGGGATTCCCGGCGCGCTTCTCGGCGGGACCTTCGGGCTGTGGCTGTTCGCCCGCAAACATGATCTGCCCTTTTGGGATATGACCGACCTGCTCGCGCCCGGGTTGGCGCTTGCGCAGGCGATCGGGCGCTTTGCAAATTTCTTCAATCAGGAACTGTACGGCTTGCCGACGGAGATGCCTTGGGCGGTATTCATTGACCCGCTCAGCCGCCTGGTCGGATACGAACAGGTTATGTTTTATCATCCACTGTTCGCCTATGAGGTGATGCTGAATCTCGTCAATTTATTTTTGCTTTTGTGGCTGGCGCGCCGCTTTTCGCATATCCTAAAGGCGGGGGATGTTTTCCTTGCATATCTTACCTTTTATTCTGCAGTCCGTTTCCTGCTTGAATTCCTGCGGTTGGATGTCGCGCTTATCAGCGGAATTAACGTGAATCAGGTATTTTTCGGCATCCTCTTCGTTTTTGTAGCAGTTTTCTTTTACTGGCGGCGTCGCCCTGCGCGGGAATTGTAA
- a CDS encoding purine-nucleoside phosphorylase — translation MQNYISLSQIDEITQTIRKQISIQPLVGIILGSGLNGLADSVQNAVHIPYSDLPDFPVSTVHGHAGRFVIGELDGKPVLVMQGRIHYYEGYTMGQITLPVRVMQRLGIPSMIVTNAAGGVHPDFEPGDVMLITDQLNLMGMSGLNPLMGPNLDEIGPRFPDMSQPYDREYCNLARTIAAENGIKLQEGVYAGLSGPSFESPADLRFLRLAGADAVGMSTVPEVIVARHGNMRVLGLSGISNKANLDGSTITTHEEVIEAGKVITPKIEKIIRGMLQNL, via the coding sequence ATGCAAAATTATATCTCCCTCTCACAAATTGATGAAATCACACAGACCATCAGGAAGCAGATCTCCATCCAGCCCTTGGTGGGAATTATCCTCGGTTCCGGGCTTAACGGTTTAGCTGATTCCGTCCAGAACGCTGTTCATATCCCATACAGTGACCTGCCGGACTTTCCCGTCTCCACCGTTCACGGACATGCCGGGCGTTTTGTGATCGGCGAATTGGATGGCAAGCCTGTGCTCGTCATGCAGGGACGCATCCATTACTATGAAGGTTACACCATGGGGCAGATCACCCTGCCGGTGAGAGTCATGCAGCGGCTTGGGATCCCAAGCATGATCGTCACAAATGCGGCGGGCGGCGTTCACCCTGATTTCGAACCCGGCGACGTCATGCTCATCACCGATCAACTAAATCTGATGGGGATGTCCGGTCTGAATCCGCTCATGGGACCGAACCTCGATGAGATCGGTCCGCGTTTCCCTGACATGAGCCAGCCCTACGACCGCGAATACTGCAATTTGGCGCGTACGATAGCCGCTGAAAATGGGATCAAACTTCAAGAGGGCGTCTATGCCGGGTTGAGCGGACCGTCCTTCGAATCTCCTGCTGATCTACGCTTCCTGCGCCTTGCGGGCGCAGACGCGGTCGGCATGTCCACCGTACCGGAAGTGATCGTCGCGCGTCATGGAAACATGCGTGTGCTTGGGCTTTCGGGTATTAGCAATAAAGCCAATCTGGACGGTTCCACGATTACAACTCATGAGGAAGTCATCGAAGCGGGCAAGGTGATCACACCTAAGATCGAAAAGATCATTCGCGGCATGCTGCAAAATCTGTAA
- a CDS encoding ABC transporter ATP-binding protein, which produces MIETHDLSKQFHDFMAVDGVNLSVEPGQILALLGQNGAGKTTTVRMLTALLQPSRGWARVAGYDVVKNGYDVRASVGVLTEQHGLYMRMTAVEYLDFFGQVYSLSPSARKTRSENLLEYFGLAEAAKRRVGEYSKGMRQKLALARAMMHDPGVLLLDEPTSAMDPESARLVRDEIARLKSSKRTIVICSHNLNEVEALADKIAIIYRGRILIQGTLDELARKVLGAPEYKILFSEACDVNELKLPQGVELLEKTATSLKVRVEAPQEANPQILKELSVKSIPVMAFQEQIRTLEQVYLKVMADAKEGGYVQ; this is translated from the coding sequence ATGATAGAAACGCATGACTTAAGCAAACAATTTCACGATTTTATGGCTGTGGATGGTGTGAACCTTTCCGTGGAGCCCGGGCAGATCTTGGCTCTGCTGGGTCAGAACGGTGCAGGGAAAACGACCACCGTCCGCATGTTGACGGCTCTGTTGCAGCCTTCGCGCGGCTGGGCACGCGTAGCTGGATATGATGTTGTTAAGAACGGGTATGATGTCCGCGCTTCGGTGGGGGTGTTGACCGAACAGCACGGTTTGTACATGCGTATGACCGCCGTCGAATACCTCGATTTTTTTGGGCAGGTGTACAGCCTGTCTCCATCGGCGCGAAAGACACGGAGTGAAAACCTGCTCGAGTATTTCGGTCTTGCCGAGGCGGCAAAACGCAGGGTCGGCGAGTATTCAAAAGGGATGCGCCAGAAACTGGCATTGGCGCGCGCCATGATGCACGACCCCGGTGTGCTGTTGTTGGATGAGCCTACCTCTGCAATGGATCCCGAGTCCGCGCGGCTGGTGCGGGACGAGATCGCCCGCCTGAAGTCATCCAAACGAACGATTGTTATCTGTTCGCACAACCTCAATGAGGTCGAGGCGCTGGCGGATAAGATCGCCATCATCTATCGCGGACGGATCTTGATCCAGGGTACGCTGGATGAACTGGCGCGCAAAGTTCTTGGTGCGCCTGAATACAAAATTCTTTTTTCCGAAGCATGTGATGTAAACGAGCTGAAACTGCCTCAAGGGGTGGAATTGCTCGAGAAAACTGCGACCAGTTTGAAGGTCCGTGTGGAGGCGCCGCAGGAGGCGAATCCGCAGATTTTGAAAGAGTTATCGGTTAAATCCATTCCTGTCATGGCATTTCAGGAGCAAATACGCACGCTGGAACAGGTCTATCTCAAGGTGATGGCGGATGCAAAAGAGGGCGGATATGTTCAGTAA
- a CDS encoding DNA translocase FtsK gives MPKSRPKNRQYERDDQSDWLERLARFNEQFGRFVRDAIGVILIAFALMSLLAVWDWTEGFLLTPIADWLSVWFGWGSLLVILAIGYLGFSLLKRDRGEVNWWRLIALELASLLTLGLLAVSIGNDLVRAEAGMGGGRLGWGLTALLWRSMGQVVGTLVLFLVWLVAAATGFGFWGWLENWLLKVAGEAPPIVVATPVPDEKHDEKAPTKSGAPKKKSQPLPPEFRTSLKSSAKKEEKSLKPLPRGEDLPPLSILLGDSTVRADERTINQTAGLIMKTLSEFGIPATVIGYRVGPAVTQFAVQPGFIKKPGSDEEDAQQMKVRVAQIASLEKDLALALSAQRLRIEAPVPGKPYVGIEVPNTNSSVVRLRALLEADSFYKVGAPLAVALGRDVSGNPLVADLSRMPHLLIAGATGSGKSVCITSIAACLAMNNTPEELRMVMIDSKMVELIRFNGLPHLYGKVETNLNRIMGVLRWVVVEMEHRYRLLEAAHARDLNSYNKKISRKADGQPLPRIVVMIDELADLMMSAPDQTEHNLVRLAQMARATGIHLVVATQRPSTDVVTGLIKANFPARLAFAVASGTDSRVILDYTGAESLLGRGDMLFLNPEVGNPVRAQGVMITDMEIERLIAHWQKNSDVSSLDTPPWEKLLQEPDEDEDEGLIEQAVSIVRQSQRASASLLQRRLRIGYPRAARLLDQLEEMGVVGPSQGGGREREVLISENDELSDEEKDEA, from the coding sequence ATGCCGAAATCCCGACCCAAGAACAGGCAATACGAACGGGACGATCAAAGCGACTGGCTCGAGCGGCTCGCGCGCTTTAATGAGCAGTTTGGTCGCTTTGTTCGCGATGCCATCGGCGTAATCCTGATCGCTTTTGCGCTCATGTCCCTGCTGGCTGTGTGGGATTGGACCGAAGGCTTTCTGCTTACCCCCATCGCCGACTGGCTGAGCGTCTGGTTCGGATGGGGCAGTCTGCTTGTGATCCTGGCGATTGGATATTTGGGATTTTCGCTTCTCAAACGGGACAGAGGCGAGGTCAACTGGTGGCGCTTGATCGCCCTCGAGCTCGCTTCGCTCCTGACCTTGGGCTTGCTTGCTGTTTCCATCGGCAATGACCTCGTCCGCGCCGAAGCCGGCATGGGAGGTGGTCGTCTCGGCTGGGGGCTCACGGCGTTGCTGTGGCGTTCGATGGGACAGGTCGTCGGCACGCTGGTTCTGTTTCTCGTCTGGCTGGTTGCCGCCGCCACAGGCTTTGGCTTTTGGGGATGGCTGGAGAATTGGCTGCTAAAGGTTGCCGGTGAAGCGCCCCCCATCGTTGTGGCAACGCCTGTGCCTGATGAAAAGCATGACGAAAAAGCTCCGACAAAATCCGGTGCACCCAAAAAGAAGTCACAACCTCTGCCGCCTGAATTCCGCACTTCACTTAAATCCTCCGCGAAAAAAGAGGAGAAATCCCTCAAACCATTGCCCCGTGGAGAAGACTTGCCGCCTTTGAGCATCCTGCTCGGCGATTCGACCGTCCGCGCGGATGAGCGCACCATCAACCAGACGGCTGGCTTGATCATGAAGACGCTCTCCGAGTTTGGCATCCCTGCCACAGTGATCGGCTATCGCGTCGGTCCGGCGGTGACTCAGTTTGCTGTCCAGCCGGGGTTCATCAAAAAACCAGGTTCGGATGAGGAGGATGCGCAGCAGATGAAAGTCCGCGTGGCGCAGATCGCGTCACTGGAAAAGGATCTCGCGCTGGCGCTCTCTGCCCAGCGTCTGCGCATCGAAGCGCCGGTGCCCGGCAAGCCGTATGTCGGCATCGAAGTGCCCAATACGAATAGTTCCGTTGTCCGCCTGCGGGCGTTGCTCGAAGCGGATTCGTTCTATAAAGTCGGCGCGCCGCTCGCCGTTGCATTGGGACGCGATGTGTCGGGTAATCCGCTTGTGGCGGATTTGTCGCGCATGCCGCACTTGCTGATCGCAGGCGCGACGGGTTCCGGCAAATCTGTGTGTATTACGTCCATTGCGGCGTGCCTTGCCATGAATAACACGCCCGAGGAACTCCGCATGGTGATGATCGACTCGAAGATGGTTGAGTTGATCCGTTTCAACGGACTGCCGCATTTGTACGGCAAGGTGGAGACGAATCTCAACCGCATCATGGGCGTTCTGCGCTGGGTGGTGGTGGAGATGGAACACCGTTACCGCCTGCTCGAAGCCGCTCATGCGCGTGATTTGAATTCCTACAATAAGAAAATATCCCGCAAAGCGGATGGACAGCCGCTTCCGCGCATTGTCGTGATGATCGACGAACTCGCCGACCTGATGATGTCCGCGCCGGACCAGACCGAGCACAACCTTGTCCGTTTGGCGCAGATGGCGCGTGCCACGGGTATTCATCTCGTGGTCGCCACGCAGCGTCCCTCCACCGATGTGGTGACGGGTCTCATCAAAGCCAACTTCCCGGCGCGTCTTGCGTTTGCGGTCGCCTCCGGCACCGACAGCCGTGTGATCCTCGATTACACGGGAGCCGAATCTCTGCTCGGACGCGGTGACATGCTCTTCCTTAATCCGGAAGTTGGCAATCCTGTCCGCGCGCAAGGCGTGATGATCACGGACATGGAGATCGAACGTCTCATTGCGCACTGGCAGAAGAACAGCGACGTTTCGTCGCTGGATACTCCGCCGTGGGAAAAACTGTTGCAGGAACCTGACGAAGATGAGGATGAAGGTCTGATCGAGCAGGCAGTTTCCATCGTGCGGCAGAGTCAACGCGCCTCCGCGTCCCTGCTTCAACGCCGTCTGCGGATCGGGTATCCGCGCGCGGCGCGTCTGCTCGACCAGTTGGAAGAGATGGGGGTGGTCGGACCCTCCCAAGGCGGCGGCAGGGAGCGCGAAGTCCTGATCAGTGAGAACGACGAATTATCAGACGAAGAAAAAGACGAAGCGTAG
- a CDS encoding S1 RNA-binding domain-containing protein yields the protein MAGGKSKHANTMPVIDEGWWASVLAEESRFTLPPNRLAGSKPEVGEEAKGDASEKIVVNWEQVKDLYLSDKIVDLTVTGHNRGGLLVEGEGLYGFVPFSHLVDLAGKTEVDRSHDLEAYVGRALRLKVIECVPEDGRVVFSERAAQSEPGKRAELFHSLLAGQKARGTVTNITDFGVFVDLGGVEGLIHISELSWGRVTHPSQFVKLGEQIDVQVLDLAPERCRVALSLKRLLPNPWLTAEQNFPIGSVKSATITSVLSYGAFARLVEFGVEGLIHTSEIPQAEGKPLKEVLHEGESVQVRVLHLDAAHQRMGFSMRLE from the coding sequence ATGGCTGGTGGAAAATCGAAACATGCAAACACGATGCCCGTAATTGACGAGGGCTGGTGGGCATCGGTGCTGGCGGAGGAGAGCCGTTTCACGCTGCCTCCCAACCGTCTGGCGGGGAGCAAGCCCGAGGTCGGTGAAGAAGCGAAGGGGGACGCTTCGGAGAAGATCGTCGTCAACTGGGAGCAAGTCAAGGACTTGTATCTGAGCGACAAGATCGTCGATCTGACCGTGACTGGGCACAACCGTGGGGGTTTACTCGTGGAGGGTGAGGGCTTGTACGGGTTTGTGCCGTTCTCGCATTTGGTGGATCTGGCTGGCAAGACCGAAGTGGACCGCAGCCATGACCTTGAAGCTTATGTTGGCAGGGCTCTTCGCTTGAAGGTCATCGAGTGTGTGCCGGAGGATGGGCGCGTGGTGTTCTCGGAACGCGCGGCGCAATCGGAGCCGGGCAAACGAGCGGAACTATTCCACTCTCTTCTGGCGGGGCAGAAGGCGCGCGGCACGGTGACCAATATCACCGACTTCGGCGTGTTCGTGGACCTCGGCGGCGTGGAAGGTTTGATCCACATTTCCGAACTGTCGTGGGGACGCGTGACGCATCCATCTCAATTCGTGAAGTTGGGCGAGCAGATCGACGTGCAGGTGCTTGACCTTGCTCCCGAACGCTGCCGTGTTGCCCTGAGCCTGAAGCGGCTGCTGCCCAATCCCTGGCTCACTGCGGAGCAAAATTTCCCGATCGGCTCCGTCAAATCCGCAACAATCACAAGCGTACTTTCTTATGGCGCGTTTGCGCGGCTGGTCGAGTTTGGCGTGGAAGGTTTGATCCACACCTCTGAGATTCCGCAAGCGGAAGGCAAGCCGTTGAAAGAAGTTTTGCATGAGGGCGAATCTGTGCAGGTGCGGGTGCTTCATCTTGACGCGGCGCACCAACGCATGGGCTTCAGTATGAGGCTTGAATAA
- a CDS encoding GNAT family N-acetyltransferase, whose translation MSDIQLRPTVASDLSRLMAFDHSTKSESVWQLELRRDVGQIIASFREVRLPRSINIEYPHNPFALADDWVKKSMMYTASIDRDPVGYISLLERGSASVVSVTDLVVDAAHRRMGVGSALMAAAQEWAESRAHRRIIFEAQSKNLPAIRLAQKFGFEFCGYNDHYYLNQDVALFFAKLLK comes from the coding sequence ATGTCTGATATTCAACTTCGTCCCACTGTTGCCAGTGATCTCTCGCGCCTGATGGCGTTTGACCATTCGACCAAAAGCGAATCGGTATGGCAGTTGGAACTGCGCCGTGATGTGGGGCAGATCATTGCCTCGTTTCGAGAAGTGCGCCTGCCGCGCTCCATCAATATAGAATACCCGCACAATCCCTTTGCGTTGGCGGATGATTGGGTAAAAAAATCCATGATGTACACCGCCTCCATTGACAGGGATCCGGTCGGGTATATCAGCCTGCTCGAGCGCGGGTCTGCCTCGGTAGTGTCGGTGACGGATCTGGTCGTGGACGCCGCGCATCGTCGTATGGGCGTGGGAAGCGCTTTGATGGCGGCTGCCCAGGAATGGGCGGAGTCCCGAGCGCATCGCCGCATCATCTTTGAGGCGCAATCCAAGAATCTTCCTGCCATTCGCCTGGCGCAGAAGTTTGGTTTTGAGTTCTGCGGGTATAATGACCATTATTACCTTAACCAGGATGTAGCTTTATTTTTTGCGAAACTTTTAAAGTAG